One window from the genome of Candidatus Leptovillus gracilis encodes:
- a CDS encoding glycosyltransferase yields the protein MKILQICQSYPPMISGAALAAARLAEGLAQEGHEVLVIAASDRRDGYSTQNGRLRIERLPSHHNPMRVGQRILLWPNGRIHQIAAAFNPDIIHLHEPLTLGMCAAKIGRRLNIPTVLTLHQLPWFVTKYTATFWGNPFNFEKMLWQYGRWFLSQCTAVIAPARPVADVIRQRTGRIAHIIPNGADLQHFQAAPRTAHEADRLRRHYGLSPDKPVILYVGRLDADKDVDCVVQAAARVMKHLDAELLLVGDGCRRPALTRQCEALGIASRSHFTGFVSPDGDLPGLYRLANVFVIASDIETFGIVILEAMASALPVVAVRATSIPELVSDRCSGFLVAPKDVDALAKKITWLLQNPIQARKMGQAGREISQQFGHDAVIQRHLQLYQSVCLQRRALFRGVSPIKYRLE from the coding sequence ATGAAAATTTTGCAAATTTGCCAATCGTATCCACCCATGATCAGCGGTGCGGCACTGGCCGCCGCCCGGCTGGCCGAAGGTCTGGCCCAAGAAGGGCATGAGGTCTTAGTCATCGCCGCCAGCGACCGGCGCGATGGGTACAGCACACAGAACGGCCGTCTACGCATCGAGCGCCTGCCTTCCCATCACAATCCGATGCGCGTCGGTCAGCGCATCCTGCTGTGGCCTAACGGCCGTATCCACCAGATAGCCGCCGCCTTCAACCCCGACATCATCCACCTGCACGAACCACTGACGCTGGGCATGTGCGCGGCAAAGATCGGGCGGCGGCTCAACATCCCCACGGTGTTAACACTGCACCAACTGCCCTGGTTTGTCACCAAATACACCGCGACGTTTTGGGGCAATCCTTTTAACTTTGAGAAAATGTTGTGGCAGTACGGCCGTTGGTTCCTGAGCCAATGCACTGCCGTCATCGCGCCGGCCAGACCGGTAGCCGACGTGATCCGCCAACGCACCGGGCGCATAGCCCACATCATCCCCAATGGCGCCGATCTGCAACATTTCCAGGCCGCGCCGCGCACAGCCCATGAAGCCGACCGGCTGCGCCGCCATTATGGCTTGTCGCCCGACAAGCCGGTCATCCTTTACGTGGGCCGTTTGGACGCCGATAAAGATGTTGACTGCGTAGTTCAGGCAGCGGCGCGGGTGATGAAGCACCTGGACGCCGAACTGCTCCTCGTTGGCGATGGCTGCCGTCGCCCGGCCCTGACCCGCCAGTGCGAAGCGTTGGGCATCGCCTCGCGCAGCCATTTCACCGGCTTCGTCTCCCCGGATGGGGATTTGCCCGGCCTCTACCGGTTAGCCAACGTCTTTGTCATCGCTTCAGACATCGAGACTTTCGGCATTGTGATTCTGGAAGCGATGGCCTCCGCGCTGCCGGTGGTGGCCGTGCGGGCCACTAGCATCCCAGAACTTGTAAGCGACCGGTGCAGCGGCTTCCTGGTCGCGCCAAAGGATGTGGACGCCCTGGCGAAAAAGATCACGTGGCTGCTGCAAAACCCGATCCAGGCCAGGAAAATGGGCCAGGCAGGACGGGAAATCAGCCAACAATTTGGCCACGACGCCGTGATTCAGCGCCACTTGCAACTTTACCAATCTGTCTGCCTGCAACGGCGCGCTCTTTTTCGTGGAGTATCTCCAATCAAGTATCGCCTAGAATGA
- the pgeF gene encoding peptidoglycan editing factor PgeF has translation MYGRDTHTVVHAHLVHGRDVARVTQADNGTWRPEVDAILTNEPGCALTMNFADCTPILLYDPVNHAIGLGHAGWQGTVKDLPGAMVAAMQREFGSRPAELIAGVGPCIGPCCYEVGEVVVTAVHAAFPDPETLLLPNPQPPTPNPHFNLPEANRRNLQRAGVRHIELSGLCTACRTDLFFSHRAEQGKTGRFGSVFILGDT, from the coding sequence GTGTACGGCCGTGACACCCACACTGTTGTCCATGCCCATCTGGTACACGGCCGTGACGTGGCCCGCGTGACCCAGGCCGACAACGGAACCTGGCGGCCCGAAGTAGATGCCATCCTCACCAACGAACCCGGCTGCGCCCTGACGATGAACTTCGCCGACTGCACGCCCATTCTGCTCTATGACCCGGTCAACCACGCCATTGGCCTGGGACACGCGGGCTGGCAGGGCACGGTGAAGGATTTGCCCGGCGCGATGGTGGCGGCTATGCAGCGCGAATTTGGCAGCCGCCCGGCGGAGTTAATCGCCGGGGTTGGACCGTGCATTGGGCCATGCTGTTATGAGGTGGGAGAGGTGGTGGTAACGGCCGTACACGCCGCCTTCCCCGATCCGGAAACGCTCCTCCTTCCCAACCCCCAACCCCCAACCCCCAATCCCCACTTCAACCTGCCCGAAGCCAACCGCCGCAACCTGCAACGCGCCGGCGTGCGTCACATCGAACTATCCGGCCTTTGCACCGCCTGCCGCACCGACCTGTTCTTTTCGCACCGGGCGGAGCAGGGCAAGACCGGCCGTTTCGGCAGCGTCTTCATTCTAGGCGATACTTGA
- a CDS encoding laccase domain-containing protein, whose translation MIFDASNEIPLFRFASLPDNGRVQHAIFTRQGGVSPAPFASLNLSVSVPDEKERVCQPAAGVWRVRP comes from the coding sequence ATGATTTTTGACGCTTCTAATGAGATACCGCTATTTCGTTTTGCGAGTTTACCGGACAACGGCCGTGTCCAACACGCCATCTTCACCCGCCAGGGCGGTGTCAGCCCGGCCCCGTTTGCCTCGCTCAACCTCAGCGTATCTGTGCCGGACGAGAAGGAGCGCGTCTGCCAACCGGCGGCGGGCGTATGGCGTGTACGGCCGTGA
- a CDS encoding toxin, with protein MKYLSWRSDKNELLKQTRGISFEEIAYLIESGRLLGIEENPTHPNQKLFVIEVENYAVIVPFVETETDIFLKTAFPSRKYTKRYGLKGHDEQV; from the coding sequence ATGAAGTATCTGAGTTGGCGTTCCGACAAAAACGAGTTGCTGAAACAAACACGCGGAATTTCTTTTGAAGAGATCGCGTATTTGATCGAATCGGGCAGGCTGTTGGGAATCGAAGAAAACCCAACTCACCCAAATCAGAAGCTATTCGTGATCGAAGTGGAAAACTACGCAGTGATTGTACCTTTTGTGGAAACGGAGACAGACATCTTTCTCAAAACAGCTTTTCCCAGCCGTAAGTACACAAAACGGTATGGCTTAAAGGGGCACGATGAACAAGTTTAA
- a CDS encoding antitoxin, producing the protein MNKFNAESFNPLDEEEQALMASLESEAWQTVANLVQEKEKAVAAARRTIRKDKRINLRLTQKDYYEIQIRAIEEGVPYQTLIASIVHKYLNGTLTVQE; encoded by the coding sequence ATGAACAAGTTTAATGCCGAGTCATTTAATCCACTGGATGAAGAAGAACAGGCGTTAATGGCTTCGCTTGAGAGCGAAGCATGGCAAACAGTCGCCAATCTCGTACAAGAGAAGGAAAAGGCTGTCGCCGCGGCTCGCCGTACCATCAGAAAAGACAAGCGCATTAATTTGCGCCTGACACAGAAGGATTATTATGAAATCCAAATCAGGGCAATAGAAGAAGGCGTTCCCTATCAGACGCTTATCGCCAGCATTGTCCACAAGTATTTGAATGGGACATTAACCGTGCAAGAGTGA
- a CDS encoding DNA translocase FtsK 4TM domain-containing protein, with protein sequence MANKKTTSTNSSSKSTANAKTTRGGTGARSSKPASSARKPAANPRKPAARSKKPAFNLNLPQKAILTGIVVVFITAVLVLSLLSPNQGQLTAALSGLLGRAFGWGGALVPLITGALGMYLVLWGMEQPPRIATYRVAGFGVLFLTFAAFASLAQLLMNNGFNDFWQVAQAQTGGGYLGGIIGYGLTELAGTPGAILILVAAGVIGAVLLFGLSRHDLVNLWRMLPGLWPQPDETEDETAVRPDIPINTGQKQGQTLSRAAAPPRQLPLPDLPPTTAVTTPKRDPVPIRQPQRPAPQTASPAKPAAAPANVGSAVPFVGDMAAAGAGHWTLPILADMLEPGSDQDLSNAAIRENVEIIEHTLESFGAPATVVEINRGPTITQFGVEPNYLEMRGGKRTKVKVGKIAGLADDLALALQARSIRIQAPVPGKGYVGIEVPNTAKALVSLRDVMESENFGKIARKSPLAVGLGQDVAGQPIAADLAAMPHLLIAGTTGSGKSVCVNSIIANLLLLNTPDDLKLVMVDPKRVELTGYNGVPHLAAPVVVEMDRVIGTLQWAMREMDNRYKMFADVGARNIVDFNKKIRKNKDSKKLPYIVIIIDELADLMMLSPEDTERGITRLAQMARATGIHMIIATQRPSVDVVTGIIKANFPARIAFAVASSTDSRVILDTTGAERLLGQGDMLFQSPDAAAPARLQGCFVSDKELGGIIAYWQRARRFSTITAEEAAIPRAVVIPASPTVAPPTVAPPTAAPPTAAPPTAAPPTAAPPTATPPTAVRSSAPSPAHTPLAVAPTPIVAGNAATGNAPPKTAPRPQDTQPRPARSAPAKVEEPQRPLWEELQAIEEENKFKQQYEDELMAEAIEMVRQLNKASTSLLQRRFRIGYTRAARLIDAMEELGVIGPPTGNSKAREVQPRESGEA encoded by the coding sequence ATGGCAAATAAGAAGACAACTTCTACCAATTCTTCCAGTAAAAGCACCGCCAACGCCAAAACAACGCGCGGTGGAACTGGTGCGCGCAGCAGCAAACCGGCTTCCAGCGCGCGTAAACCGGCAGCCAATCCACGTAAACCGGCGGCGCGCAGCAAAAAACCAGCCTTCAACCTGAATCTACCCCAGAAGGCGATCCTGACGGGTATTGTGGTGGTGTTTATCACGGCCGTTCTCGTCCTCAGCCTGCTTTCGCCTAACCAGGGGCAGCTAACGGCGGCATTGTCCGGCCTGCTGGGGCGCGCTTTTGGCTGGGGCGGCGCATTGGTCCCCCTGATCACCGGGGCGTTGGGCATGTATCTGGTGCTGTGGGGCATGGAGCAGCCACCGCGCATTGCCACCTACCGGGTGGCGGGTTTTGGCGTGCTGTTCCTCACCTTCGCTGCCTTTGCTTCCCTGGCCCAACTGCTGATGAACAATGGCTTTAACGATTTTTGGCAGGTCGCCCAGGCGCAAACCGGCGGTGGCTACCTGGGTGGCATCATCGGCTATGGCCTGACAGAACTTGCCGGTACGCCGGGGGCGATCCTTATCCTGGTGGCGGCGGGCGTGATTGGCGCGGTTTTGTTGTTCGGCCTTTCGCGCCATGACCTGGTTAATCTGTGGCGCATGTTGCCCGGTTTATGGCCGCAGCCAGACGAGACAGAAGATGAAACGGCCGTTCGCCCCGACATCCCCATCAACACCGGCCAAAAACAGGGCCAGACCCTCAGCCGCGCCGCCGCGCCACCACGCCAACTGCCTTTGCCAGACCTGCCGCCGACAACGGCCGTAACCACCCCCAAACGTGACCCCGTCCCCATCCGGCAGCCGCAGCGCCCCGCGCCACAAACGGCGTCCCCGGCCAAACCGGCCGCCGCGCCGGCCAACGTCGGGTCGGCCGTTCCCTTTGTCGGCGACATGGCCGCCGCGGGCGCCGGCCATTGGACGCTGCCGATCCTGGCCGACATGTTGGAGCCGGGCAGCGACCAGGACCTGAGCAACGCGGCTATCCGTGAAAACGTGGAAATCATCGAACACACCCTGGAGAGTTTTGGCGCGCCGGCCACTGTCGTGGAAATCAATCGCGGCCCGACCATCACCCAATTTGGCGTGGAGCCGAACTATCTGGAGATGCGCGGCGGCAAGCGCACCAAAGTCAAAGTCGGCAAAATCGCCGGGTTGGCCGATGACCTGGCCCTGGCGCTGCAAGCGCGATCCATTCGCATTCAGGCCCCGGTTCCCGGCAAGGGGTACGTGGGCATCGAAGTGCCCAACACTGCCAAAGCGCTGGTTTCCCTGCGCGACGTGATGGAATCGGAAAATTTTGGCAAAATTGCCCGAAAATCGCCGCTGGCGGTGGGGTTGGGGCAAGATGTGGCCGGGCAGCCCATCGCCGCCGACCTGGCCGCCATGCCCCATCTGCTTATCGCCGGGACCACCGGCTCCGGCAAGTCTGTGTGCGTCAACAGCATCATCGCCAACCTGCTGCTGCTGAACACGCCGGACGATCTGAAGCTGGTGATGGTGGACCCCAAGCGGGTGGAATTGACCGGCTACAACGGCGTGCCGCACCTGGCCGCGCCGGTGGTGGTGGAGATGGACCGGGTGATCGGCACGCTGCAATGGGCCATGCGCGAGATGGACAATCGCTACAAGATGTTTGCCGACGTGGGTGCGCGCAACATTGTGGATTTCAACAAGAAGATTCGCAAAAACAAAGATAGCAAAAAGCTGCCCTACATTGTCATCATCATTGATGAGCTGGCCGATTTGATGATGCTCTCGCCGGAAGATACGGAGCGGGGCATTACGCGGTTGGCGCAGATGGCCCGCGCCACCGGCATTCATATGATTATCGCCACGCAACGGCCGTCGGTAGATGTCGTCACGGGCATCATCAAAGCCAACTTCCCGGCGCGTATCGCCTTTGCCGTCGCTTCCAGCACCGACAGCCGGGTGATTTTGGACACGACCGGCGCGGAACGGCTGTTGGGCCAGGGGGATATGCTCTTCCAAAGCCCAGACGCGGCCGCCCCGGCTCGGCTGCAAGGCTGTTTTGTTAGCGATAAAGAATTGGGCGGCATCATTGCGTATTGGCAGCGGGCGCGCCGCTTTAGCACTATCACGGCCGAGGAAGCGGCTATTCCGCGCGCGGTTGTCATTCCTGCGTCGCCAACGGTCGCACCGCCAACGGTCGCACCGCCAACGGCCGCACCGCCAACGGCCGCACCGCCAACGGCCGCGCCGCCAACGGCCGCACCGCCAACGGCAACGCCGCCAACGGCCGTTCGTTCTTCAGCCCCATCGCCAGCCCACACACCGCTGGCTGTCGCCCCGACGCCGATTGTGGCGGGGAACGCCGCGACGGGGAACGCCCCGCCGAAAACCGCGCCGCGGCCGCAAGACACTCAACCCCGCCCGGCCCGGTCGGCGCCGGCAAAGGTGGAAGAACCGCAGCGGCCGTTGTGGGAAGAACTTCAGGCCATCGAAGAAGAGAACAAATTCAAACAGCAGTATGAAGATGAACTGATGGCCGAGGCCATCGAGATGGTGCGTCAGTTGAACAAAGCCTCTACTTCGCTGTTGCAGCGCCGGTTCCGCATTGGCTATACCCGCGCTGCCCGCCTGATTGACGCCATGGAAGAGTTAGGCGTCATCGGCCCGCCCACCGGCAACAGCAAAGCGCGGGAAGTGCAGCCGCGAGAAAGCGGGGAGGCGTAA
- a CDS encoding ubiquinone/menaquinone biosynthesis methyltransferase: MAHLQGQERADYVQDMFARIAGRYDAMNRLMTAGQDVKWRKYVIQQARLPENGRLLDIATGTGDIALEGLKQWPGITAVGGDFTIEMMQAGKRIPARQAILWTTADTLALPFPDATFDAVTSGFLMRNVIDVPGAFREQMRVTKPGGRVVVLESSPPKDNLLKPFIRIHLNYIIPTLGRLISGNADAYRYLPDSTQAFKGPDELAAVMDQIGFAEVGYKMFMFGTVAVHVGTKLPPPPDSL; the protein is encoded by the coding sequence ATGGCCCATCTACAAGGACAAGAACGCGCCGACTACGTGCAAGATATGTTCGCCCGTATCGCCGGCCGCTACGACGCCATGAACCGGCTGATGACGGCCGGACAGGATGTAAAATGGCGCAAATACGTCATTCAGCAGGCGCGGCTGCCGGAAAACGGCCGTCTCCTGGACATTGCCACCGGAACCGGCGATATTGCGTTGGAGGGATTAAAGCAGTGGCCGGGCATTACGGCCGTTGGCGGCGATTTCACCATCGAAATGATGCAGGCGGGTAAACGTATCCCGGCGCGGCAGGCCATTCTCTGGACCACTGCCGACACTTTGGCGCTGCCCTTCCCCGACGCCACATTCGATGCCGTCACCTCTGGCTTCCTGATGCGTAACGTCATAGACGTGCCTGGCGCTTTTCGCGAACAGATGCGCGTCACCAAGCCGGGCGGGCGCGTGGTGGTGCTGGAATCCAGCCCACCCAAAGACAATTTGCTCAAGCCGTTCATTCGCATCCACCTGAACTACATCATCCCTACCCTGGGTCGCCTCATCTCCGGCAATGCTGACGCGTACCGCTATCTGCCAGACAGCACGCAAGCCTTCAAAGGGCCGGATGAACTGGCGGCGGTCATGGACCAGATCGGCTTTGCCGAAGTGGGCTACAAAATGTTTATGTTTGGCACGGTTGCCGTTCATGTTGGCACAAAGCTACCGCCGCCGCCCGACTCCTTATGA
- a CDS encoding thioredoxin domain-containing protein gives MLGTEPDIIRDFVVSGQVKLVFWPVINHGNPSVYATLTAHCAGAQNPNFFWALHKYLFENQADLWRADRDYFVNTAVSFGVDQAEFESCYDGPDELAQVMDLDNLRRQRGIFSQPQFDINGLIFVGAQRYDAFAEAINDRLK, from the coding sequence GTGTTAGGCACAGAGCCAGACATCATCCGCGATTTTGTCGTCTCAGGGCAGGTCAAGCTGGTCTTTTGGCCGGTCATCAACCACGGCAACCCCAGCGTTTACGCCACCCTCACGGCCCACTGCGCCGGTGCGCAAAACCCCAACTTCTTTTGGGCGCTGCACAAATACTTATTTGAAAATCAAGCTGATTTATGGCGCGCTGATCGCGATTATTTTGTCAACACTGCCGTCTCCTTTGGCGTAGATCAGGCTGAATTTGAAAGCTGCTACGATGGCCCCGACGAATTGGCCCAGGTAATGGACCTGGACAACCTGCGCCGTCAGCGGGGCATCTTTAGCCAGCCCCAATTCGACATCAACGGCCTCATTTTTGTCGGGGCGCAGCGCTACGATGCCTTTGCCGAGGCGATCAACGACAGATTGAAGTGA
- a CDS encoding adenylate kinase, which yields MAQEIESRRIVVVGTSGSGKTTCAQEIARRQGCPHIELDSLHWLPNWTPAPIESFRQQVTEALTAVTWVTDGNYSKVRDIVWGRADTLVWLDYPLPLIMWRLLRRGVRRVGRREPLWNGNQETWRGLFFSRDSLFLWALQTHQRHRREYPLLLTQPAYAHLRVHRLPTPRQTTRWLQETWGE from the coding sequence ATGGCCCAAGAGATAGAAAGTCGGCGGATTGTCGTGGTGGGCACTTCTGGCTCCGGCAAAACGACCTGCGCTCAGGAAATTGCCCGGCGACAAGGCTGCCCTCATATCGAGCTTGATTCTCTCCACTGGCTGCCCAACTGGACGCCAGCGCCCATCGAGTCGTTTCGGCAGCAGGTGACAGAGGCATTAACGGCCGTTACCTGGGTTACAGATGGCAACTACAGCAAAGTACGCGACATTGTCTGGGGCCGCGCCGATACACTGGTCTGGTTAGATTATCCGCTGCCGCTCATCATGTGGCGGCTGCTGCGCCGCGGTGTGCGGCGCGTCGGCCGCCGGGAACCGTTGTGGAATGGCAACCAGGAAACCTGGCGCGGCCTCTTTTTTAGCCGCGACTCCTTGTTTCTGTGGGCGCTGCAAACCCACCAACGACACAGACGTGAATACCCCCTGCTGCTTACCCAGCCAGCTTACGCCCATTTGCGGGTCCACCGGCTGCCCACACCCCGCCAGACAACACGCTGGCTGCAAGAGACGTGGGGCGAATAG
- a CDS encoding SDR family NAD(P)-dependent oxidoreductase → MEQNLIHKIAIVTGAGQGIGAAIAHALAAAGAKVAVNDINPDRAERVAASIRAAGGQAIGVHADVANKFQCSHLVETTRAEWGRLDILVNNAAVKPKATILKMDEWEWQRTLDVNLKGAFFMSQFCGRVMADENGERGGLIIHISSTAGVAEPLADHAAYAASRAGLLGFARECAREFAAYGIQVHALTAQEPMDATAVAQSVLALCSDGGRETAVHIPH, encoded by the coding sequence ATGGAGCAAAATCTGATTCATAAAATCGCCATCGTCACCGGAGCCGGCCAGGGCATTGGCGCAGCCATTGCCCACGCCCTGGCTGCCGCCGGGGCCAAAGTAGCCGTCAACGACATCAATCCCGACCGCGCCGAACGGGTGGCTGCGTCCATTCGCGCCGCCGGCGGGCAGGCAATCGGCGTCCACGCCGATGTCGCCAATAAATTCCAATGCTCACATCTGGTGGAGACCACCCGCGCCGAGTGGGGACGGCTGGATATTTTGGTCAACAACGCGGCCGTGAAACCCAAAGCCACCATCCTAAAAATGGATGAATGGGAGTGGCAGCGCACGCTGGATGTGAACCTGAAGGGGGCCTTTTTTATGAGCCAGTTTTGCGGCCGGGTGATGGCCGACGAGAACGGCGAACGGGGTGGGCTTATCATCCATATCAGCTCCACCGCCGGGGTCGCCGAGCCGCTGGCCGACCATGCCGCCTACGCCGCCAGCAGAGCCGGGCTGCTCGGCTTTGCCCGCGAGTGCGCCCGCGAGTTTGCCGCTTATGGCATTCAAGTTCATGCCCTGACAGCCCAGGAACCAATGGACGCAACGGCCGTCGCCCAATCTGTGCTGGCTTTGTGTAGCGATGGGGGAAGGGAGACGGCCGTTCACATTCCCCACTGA